The following coding sequences are from one Candidatus Methanomethylicota archaeon window:
- a CDS encoding RpoL/Rpb11 RNA polymerase subunit family protein, translated as MIKIIKNNENWLEIELPNEDHTIGNLLKSILLMDEHVKQAGYRVIHPIIGGIRIVIQTDGKEKPKDALINALLKIEKDTQELKEKIINILKENKS; from the coding sequence ATGATAAAAATAATAAAGAATAATGAAAATTGGCTTGAAATAGAACTCCCTAATGAAGACCATACCATTGGTAATCTTTTGAAAAGTATATTATTAATGGATGAACATGTAAAACAAGCAGGATATAGAGTAATTCATCCTATAATTGGAGGTATAAGAATAGTAATTCAAACAGATGGAAAAGAAAAACCAAAAGATGCATTAATAAATGCTTTATTAAAAATTGAAAAAGATACTCAAGAATTAAAAGAAAAAATTATTAATATTTTAAAAGAGAATAAAAGTTAA
- a CDS encoding 50S ribosomal protein L21e yields the protein MKHSLGYRNRTRKLLRKRIRERSNPITRILMDYNIGDRVVIKIDPSFVKGMPHRRFHGKTGIIMGKRGRAYIIKVLMGGFEKTIITRPEHIIPLEGK from the coding sequence ATGAAGCATTCATTAGGATATAGAAATAGAACTAGAAAATTACTTAGAAAAAGAATTAGAGAAAGAAGTAATCCAATAACAAGAATATTAATGGACTATAACATAGGAGATAGAGTTGTAATAAAAATAGATCCAAGTTTTGTAAAAGGAATGCCACATAGAAGATTTCATGGTAAAACAGGAATTATTATGGGAAAAAGAGGAAGAGCATATATCATAAAAGTTCTCATGGGTGGTTTTGAAAAAACTATTATAACAAGGCCTGAACATATTATTCCATTAGAGGGAAAATAG
- the dph2 gene encoding diphthamide biosynthesis enzyme Dph2 — protein MKIPYDFEIEKILKELKNVKKVFIQAPDGLKQYLNILNEFKDITFFISTDPCYGGCYLLDDIAKKINCDLIIHFGHEKFIEKEEVPTIYIKCTYRDFSNELIKKLLNFIKENKFSNISIFTNAQHIDALEEFISKIKDYGINVINGGLILGCKIDKVKEISNFVDALFYLGGGDFHALGMALEIEKPVYIIDPFKNEIRDISILKKKVLAKKWWAIHEAKNAKVIGIVIVVRKGQFNINLAMKLKLEFEELGKKVILLIAEEVNWERLAPFTFIDAFIITGCPRIAIDNRDSFYKPVLNLEEALELLKVIKNDKIKNRT, from the coding sequence ATGAAAATACCTTACGATTTTGAAATTGAAAAAATATTAAAAGAATTAAAGAATGTAAAAAAAGTCTTTATTCAAGCTCCAGATGGTTTAAAACAATATTTAAATATATTAAATGAATTTAAAGATATCACTTTCTTTATTTCAACAGATCCATGCTATGGTGGTTGTTATTTATTAGATGATATTGCAAAAAAAATTAATTGTGATTTAATAATACATTTTGGTCATGAAAAATTTATTGAAAAAGAAGAAGTTCCTACAATTTATATAAAATGTACTTATAGAGATTTTTCTAATGAACTTATTAAAAAATTATTAAATTTTATTAAAGAAAATAAATTTAGTAATATATCAATATTTACAAATGCTCAACATATTGATGCTCTTGAAGAATTTATAAGTAAAATTAAAGATTATGGCATAAATGTAATTAATGGAGGACTTATACTTGGTTGTAAAATAGATAAAGTAAAAGAAATTTCTAATTTTGTAGATGCTTTATTCTACTTAGGAGGAGGAGATTTTCATGCATTAGGTATGGCATTGGAAATTGAAAAACCAGTATATATAATAGATCCATTTAAAAATGAGATAAGAGATATTTCAATATTAAAAAAGAAAGTTCTTGCTAAAAAATGGTGGGCAATTCATGAAGCAAAAAATGCAAAAGTAATAGGAATTGTAATTGTTGTTAGAAAAGGACAATTTAATATTAATTTAGCTATGAAATTAAAATTAGAATTTGAAGAATTAGGTAAAAAAGTAATATTATTAATAGCTGAAGAAGTAAATTGGGAAAGACTAGCACCCTTTACATTTATAGATGCTTTTATAATAACAGGATGTCCAAGAATTGCAATAGATAATAGAGATAGTTTTTATAAACCAGTATTAAATTTAGAAGAAGCTCTTGAATTATTAAAGGTAATTAAAAATGATAAAATCAAAAACAGAACTTGA
- a CDS encoding tRNA pseudouridine(54/55) synthase Pus10: MILEVVKKILSKYPLCDSCLGRQFGGLLKGVTNKERGRVLKFVLALEGHLEFLKEGNEELLKILVKNGNSQLAMKILNVKNEEFKCYLCEGIMDSLENIVNKVVEALNEYEFSNFLIGVRVAGDLAEREDKLRSEFGIEFGESMRMECSREIGKEVSKITGKNVEFKNPDIVAIINIPSFEINVKSMPLYIFGRYRKLVRGIPQSKWYCSKCRGKGCEKCNWTGKMYETSIEELISEPILKITNGKKAKFHGAGREDVDAIVLGNGRPFVIEIKEPKKRNLDLKLLEEEINKNANGKIEVFELKYSNKKTIKRLKEGAKIAEKTYRALVEVKREIKNEDLEKIEKSFNGCIINQYTPTRVLHRRVDKLRIKKVYEMKAKKVNDRMMELIVRCQGGLYVKELISGDGGRTRPSVAEILGTEAKCIELDVISVNEGMEK; encoded by the coding sequence ATGATTTTAGAAGTTGTAAAAAAAATATTATCAAAATATCCATTATGTGATAGTTGTTTAGGAAGACAATTTGGAGGTTTATTAAAAGGAGTAACTAATAAAGAAAGAGGAAGAGTATTAAAATTTGTTTTAGCTTTAGAAGGACATCTTGAATTTTTAAAAGAAGGAAATGAAGAATTACTTAAAATATTAGTAAAAAATGGAAATTCTCAACTTGCTATGAAAATACTTAATGTTAAAAATGAAGAATTTAAATGTTATTTATGCGAAGGAATTATGGATAGTTTAGAAAATATTGTAAATAAAGTTGTAGAAGCATTAAATGAATATGAATTTTCTAATTTTTTAATTGGAGTAAGAGTTGCAGGTGATTTAGCTGAAAGAGAAGATAAATTACGCTCAGAATTTGGAATAGAGTTTGGAGAATCTATGAGAATGGAATGTAGTAGAGAAATTGGAAAAGAAGTTTCTAAAATAACTGGAAAAAATGTAGAATTTAAAAATCCAGATATTGTAGCAATAATTAATATTCCAAGTTTTGAGATTAATGTAAAATCCATGCCACTTTATATTTTTGGAAGATATAGAAAACTTGTAAGAGGAATACCACAATCTAAGTGGTATTGTTCTAAATGTAGAGGAAAAGGATGTGAAAAATGTAATTGGACTGGAAAAATGTATGAAACATCAATTGAAGAACTTATATCTGAACCTATTTTAAAAATAACAAATGGTAAAAAAGCAAAATTTCATGGAGCAGGAAGAGAAGATGTTGATGCTATAGTATTAGGTAATGGAAGACCATTTGTTATTGAAATAAAAGAACCTAAAAAAAGAAATTTAGATTTAAAATTATTAGAAGAAGAAATAAACAAAAATGCTAATGGAAAAATTGAAGTTTTTGAATTAAAATATTCTAATAAAAAAACAATTAAAAGATTAAAAGAAGGAGCAAAAATTGCAGAAAAAACTTATAGAGCATTAGTTGAAGTAAAAAGAGAAATTAAAAATGAAGATTTAGAAAAAATAGAGAAAAGTTTTAATGGATGTATTATTAATCAATACACTCCAACTAGAGTATTGCATAGAAGAGTGGATAAATTGCGAATAAAGAAGGTATATGAAATGAAGGCAAAAAAAGTCAATGATAGAATGATGGAATTAATAGTAAGATGTCAAGGAGGATTATATGTAAAAGAACTTATATCTGGAGATGGTGGTAGAACTAGACCAAGTGTAGCAGAAATATTAGGAACTGAAGCAAAATGTATAGAATTAGATGTAATATCAGTAAATGAGGGGATGGAAAAATGA
- a CDS encoding DUF655 domain-containing protein, with product MFESKRFYYEEYAYVLDFLQFGHPKDTRPFYKREPLVQVIGENYFTLLELVAIPGVSFSLRERIGIGKFERTKISHVKRRIEYEELTQTAKEELEPVIEEIVSKNEARFVNFFNNAGPITTRMHSLELLPGVGKKLMWQIIEERKKSPFQSFEDIQKRLHILDPKKMIVKRILMEIKNEDKYRIFCKTPIKKEF from the coding sequence TTGTTTGAAAGTAAGAGATTTTACTATGAAGAATATGCTTATGTTTTAGATTTTCTTCAATTTGGACATCCTAAAGACACTAGACCATTTTATAAAAGAGAGCCTTTAGTTCAAGTAATTGGAGAAAATTATTTTACTTTACTTGAATTAGTAGCAATTCCTGGAGTAAGTTTTTCATTAAGAGAGAGAATTGGAATTGGAAAATTTGAAAGAACTAAAATAAGTCATGTAAAAAGAAGAATAGAGTATGAAGAATTAACACAAACTGCAAAAGAAGAACTTGAGCCAGTAATAGAAGAAATTGTTTCAAAAAATGAAGCAAGATTTGTAAATTTTTTCAATAATGCTGGTCCAATTACTACAAGAATGCATTCTTTAGAATTACTTCCAGGTGTAGGAAAAAAATTAATGTGGCAAATAATAGAAGAAAGAAAGAAAAGTCCATTTCAAAGTTTTGAAGATATTCAAAAAAGATTACATATTTTAGATCCAAAGAAAATGATTGTAAAAAGAATATTAATGGAAATTAAAAATGAAGATAAATATCGTATATTTTGTAAAACTCCTATAAAGAAGGAGTTTTAA
- a CDS encoding exosome complex RNA-binding protein Csl4 produces the protein MLNDIKITIPGEQIGVEEEFMPGNGVYIENGKIYSSKLGILIIDSKNKKINVESKTKLAIPEVGDIVEGIIVGPIREDSTIVEIVRILGKKNLKGTFTGILHISQITRGRLSTILNAIGLGDWILAKVMTSWPPYQLSILDNNLGIIYSTCPKCGKELVLKKGRLYCDKDKIFIKKKVSSQYLLKED, from the coding sequence ATGTTAAATGATATTAAAATAACAATTCCAGGAGAACAGATTGGTGTAGAAGAAGAATTTATGCCAGGAAATGGAGTTTATATTGAGAATGGAAAAATATATTCTTCAAAATTAGGTATTTTAATAATAGATTCAAAAAATAAAAAAATAAATGTTGAATCAAAAACTAAATTAGCCATTCCAGAAGTTGGAGATATTGTTGAAGGAATTATAGTAGGACCTATAAGAGAAGATTCTACAATTGTAGAAATAGTTAGAATTTTAGGGAAAAAAAATTTAAAAGGAACATTTACTGGTATACTTCATATATCTCAAATAACAAGAGGTAGATTAAGTACGATTTTAAATGCCATAGGTTTAGGAGATTGGATATTAGCTAAAGTTATGACTTCATGGCCACCATATCAATTGTCTATATTGGATAATAATTTAGGAATCATATATTCTACTTGTCCAAAATGTGGAAAAGAACTTGTATTAAAAAAAGGAAGATTATATTGTGATAAAGATAAAATATTCATAAAGAAAAAAGTATCTTCACAATATTTATTAAAGGAGGATTAA
- a CDS encoding transcription factor S — MEFCPKCKNLLLLDRKRNIMICKKCGYEKVATNTSYKVIETINISKETLIVKDQKEKVDNILPKTKAECTKCGNKEAYYWMMQTRRADEAPTRFYRCTKCGHTWREYE, encoded by the coding sequence TTGGAGTTTTGTCCAAAATGTAAAAATTTACTCTTACTAGATAGAAAAAGAAATATTATGATATGTAAAAAATGTGGTTATGAAAAAGTAGCTACAAATACTAGTTATAAAGTTATTGAAACAATAAATATTTCAAAAGAAACACTTATAGTTAAAGATCAAAAAGAAAAAGTAGACAATATACTTCCAAAAACTAAAGCAGAATGTACAAAATGTGGAAATAAAGAAGCTTATTATTGGATGATGCAAACAAGAAGGGCTGATGAAGCTCCAACTAGATTTTATAGATGTACAAAATGTGGTCATACTTGGAGAGAATATGAATAA
- a CDS encoding METTL5 family protein, with translation MIKSKTELEIILEKVKGFESPKLSLEQYRLPATVAAEILWYIQMKFNDIFEKIIVDLGCGTGILGIGCVLLGAKYVIGIDIDKKAIKEARRTSIEFGILEKIDFILGDVKNLNLKVVDVVIQNPPFGVRKKGADRDFIITGLRIAPKVYSIHKSGEKVHKFILNFVEKLGGKVEEVIPLKIKLPHSYHFHKKKFHEFEANLYKIVRRENHVK, from the coding sequence ATGATAAAATCAAAAACAGAACTTGAAATTATATTAGAAAAAGTTAAGGGATTTGAAAGTCCAAAATTATCTTTAGAACAATATAGATTACCAGCAACAGTAGCAGCTGAAATACTTTGGTATATTCAAATGAAGTTTAATGATATTTTTGAAAAAATAATAGTAGATTTAGGATGTGGTACAGGAATTTTAGGAATAGGGTGTGTATTATTAGGTGCGAAATATGTAATTGGAATAGATATTGATAAAAAAGCAATAAAAGAAGCGAGAAGAACATCAATTGAATTTGGAATTTTAGAAAAAATAGATTTTATATTAGGAGATGTTAAAAATTTAAATTTAAAAGTAGTAGATGTTGTTATCCAAAATCCTCCATTTGGTGTTAGAAAAAAAGGAGCAGATAGAGATTTTATTATTACAGGATTAAGAATTGCTCCAAAAGTATATTCAATTCATAAAAGTGGAGAGAAAGTACATAAATTTATATTGAATTTTGTAGAAAAATTAGGAGGAAAAGTAGAAGAAGTAATTCCGTTAAAGATAAAACTACCTCATTCATATCATTTTCATAAGAAGAAATTTCATGAATTTGAAGCAAATCTCTATAAAATAGTAAGGAGGGAAAATCATGTTAAATGA
- the rsmA gene encoding 16S rRNA (adenine(1518)-N(6)/adenine(1519)-N(6))-dimethyltransferase RsmA, which produces MDLLKWTLNILRKYNIKPKQKFGQNYVIDEKMIECILNAANLNYNDTILEIGAGIGTLTLRISDKVKKIIAIESDKKSIKALLEVLAGKNNIEIIEGDILEIPLPKVDKIISNLPFSISTPITFKLLSEGDFKLAILTYQKEVADRLIAKPGSKDYSRLSVAVSLLAEVEKIRDFPPESFYPKPKVFSTVVKIKKKSKFINFKDLDDLLKILFSQRRKKLKNALKIFYKTFNKEIDLSKINENLLERRVYEITPEEFLHLKSILMNYEENKNYG; this is translated from the coding sequence TTGGATTTATTAAAATGGACATTAAATATTTTAAGAAAATATAATATAAAACCTAAACAAAAATTTGGTCAAAATTATGTTATAGATGAAAAAATGATAGAGTGTATTTTAAATGCTGCTAATTTAAATTATAATGATACTATTCTTGAAATAGGAGCAGGAATTGGTACTTTAACTTTAAGAATATCAGATAAAGTAAAAAAAATAATTGCAATTGAATCAGATAAAAAATCAATAAAAGCACTTTTAGAAGTATTAGCTGGAAAAAATAATATTGAAATAATTGAAGGAGATATTTTAGAAATACCATTACCTAAAGTAGATAAAATAATTTCAAATTTACCATTTTCAATCTCAACACCAATTACTTTTAAATTACTTTCAGAAGGAGATTTTAAATTAGCTATTTTAACATATCAAAAAGAAGTTGCAGATAGACTTATAGCAAAACCAGGTAGTAAAGATTATTCAAGATTAAGTGTCGCAGTAAGTTTATTAGCAGAAGTAGAAAAAATAAGAGATTTTCCACCTGAATCTTTTTATCCAAAACCAAAAGTTTTTAGTACAGTTGTAAAAATAAAGAAAAAATCTAAATTTATTAATTTTAAAGATTTAGATGATTTATTAAAAATATTATTTTCTCAAAGAAGAAAAAAATTAAAGAATGCATTAAAAATTTTTTATAAAACTTTTAATAAAGAAATAGATTTAAGTAAAATAAATGAAAATCTTTTAGAACGTAGAGTATATGAAATTACTCCAGAAGAATTTTTACATTTAAAATCAATATTAATGAATTATGAAGAAAATAAAAATTATGGATAA
- a CDS encoding translation initiation factor IF-5A encodes MSTKPVEIGDLKEGSFVVIDNVPCRVVSIEKSKTGKHGSAKARVTAIGIFDGVKRSIVAPTDQKVEVPIVEKKSGQVLAIMKDTVQIMDLTTYETFEIEKPKEEEILSKLSPGVEIEYWEILNKKHIVRVK; translated from the coding sequence ATGTCAACAAAACCTGTTGAAATTGGAGATCTAAAAGAAGGAAGCTTTGTAGTAATAGATAATGTGCCATGTAGAGTAGTATCTATTGAAAAATCAAAAACAGGAAAACATGGATCAGCAAAAGCAAGAGTGACAGCAATAGGAATTTTTGATGGTGTTAAAAGAAGTATAGTAGCACCAACAGATCAAAAAGTTGAAGTTCCAATTGTTGAGAAAAAATCTGGTCAAGTACTTGCAATAATGAAAGATACAGTACAAATAATGGATTTAACAACTTATGAAACTTTTGAAATTGAAAAACCAAAAGAAGAAGAAATTCTATCAAAATTATCACCAGGTGTTGAAATAGAATATTGGGAAATATTAAATAAAAAACACATAGTAAGAGTGAAATAA
- a CDS encoding methyltransferase yields MKKIKIMDKTILIYPGVYEPAEDSFILMDAAISMAHGNHLDLCCGTGIIGLFTADRVDSIVSIDINPIAIKNTKENFKINGLYNKLNAIVGDLFEPLRNIKFDLITINPPYLWNEEPRDLSWSGGIEGREIIDRFIIKVGEFLKNNGRALLIQSTHNDVNKTLNLINKVGLYGRILKEERFMFEGIVLIEIKKEKD; encoded by the coding sequence ATGAAGAAAATAAAAATTATGGATAAGACTATATTAATTTATCCTGGAGTTTATGAACCTGCTGAAGATTCTTTTATACTAATGGATGCTGCTATTTCTATGGCTCATGGAAATCATTTAGATTTATGTTGTGGTACAGGAATTATTGGATTATTTACAGCAGATAGAGTAGATTCAATAGTTTCTATTGATATAAACCCAATAGCTATTAAAAATACTAAAGAGAATTTTAAAATAAATGGACTTTATAATAAATTAAATGCTATAGTTGGAGATTTATTTGAACCATTAAGAAATATAAAATTTGATTTAATAACTATTAATCCTCCATATTTATGGAATGAAGAACCTAGGGATTTATCATGGAGTGGGGGAATTGAAGGAAGGGAAATAATTGATAGATTTATAATTAAAGTTGGAGAATTCTTAAAAAACAATGGAAGAGCATTACTTATTCAATCTACACATAATGATGTTAATAAAACATTAAATCTTATAAATAAAGTGGGATTATATGGAAGAATTTTAAAAGAAGAGAGATTCATGTTTGAAGGAATTGTCTTAATAGAAATTAAAAAAGAGAAAGACTAA
- a CDS encoding corrinoid protein has product MITKEDIINKFKEAIINGDEEEAVKWANEALNAGLDAYEMVTKYGGEAMEVINKMYEEKKIFVPEVLLAANALNAAVEVLKPHMKVEKTSIPAKIVLGVVEGDIHDIGKNLVKIMLSSAGFEVIDLGRDVPLQKFIEVVKQEKADVLGMSALMSTTMPGMKKVIDMLKNEGIRDKVKVIVGGGPVTEEWALSIGADARPKDASAAVGVTKQLVEKLRQERGNSW; this is encoded by the coding sequence ATGATAACAAAAGAAGATATTATAAATAAATTTAAAGAAGCTATAATAAATGGTGATGAAGAAGAAGCAGTAAAGTGGGCAAATGAAGCACTTAATGCTGGCTTAGATGCATATGAAATGGTTACAAAATATGGCGGAGAAGCCATGGAAGTTATAAATAAAATGTATGAAGAAAAGAAAATATTTGTTCCAGAAGTTCTACTTGCAGCAAATGCACTTAATGCAGCAGTAGAAGTATTAAAACCACACATGAAAGTTGAAAAAACAAGTATTCCAGCAAAAATTGTATTAGGTGTAGTTGAAGGAGATATACATGATATTGGAAAGAATTTAGTAAAAATAATGTTAAGTTCTGCTGGATTTGAAGTAATAGATCTTGGAAGAGATGTTCCATTACAAAAATTTATTGAAGTTGTGAAACAAGAAAAAGCAGATGTTTTAGGAATGTCAGCATTAATGAGTACAACAATGCCTGGTATGAAAAAAGTAATAGATATGCTCAAAAATGAAGGTATAAGAGATAAAGTAAAGGTAATAGTTGGTGGAGGACCTGTAACAGAAGAATGGGCATTATCAATAGGCGCAGATGCACGTCCAAAAGATGCTTCTGCAGCTGTAGGAGTTACAAAACAATTAGTTGAAAAATTAAGACAAGAAAGAGGGAATAGTTGGTAA
- a CDS encoding RNA polymerase Rpb4 family protein, whose amino-acid sequence MPKEVVKEEVLSLPQVKKLLEKRFNEGEPNYLQKITYDYVTKFSKLPPEKAEELMKKLEVEGISPPVAAQIVNIMPKTTDELRILLTTEKKLFLPSELEKILNLINSFR is encoded by the coding sequence ATGCCAAAAGAAGTAGTAAAGGAAGAAGTATTAAGCCTTCCACAAGTTAAAAAATTATTAGAAAAAAGATTTAATGAAGGAGAGCCTAATTATTTACAAAAAATTACTTATGATTATGTTACAAAATTTTCTAAATTACCTCCAGAAAAAGCAGAAGAGTTAATGAAAAAGCTTGAAGTAGAAGGAATTTCTCCACCAGTTGCCGCCCAAATAGTAAATATAATGCCTAAAACAACAGATGAATTAAGAATTTTATTAACTACTGAGAAAAAACTTTTTCTTCCTTCAGAATTAGAAAAAATTTTGAATTTAATTAATTCTTTTAGGTAA
- a CDS encoding 50S ribosomal protein L16, translating to MPERPAHCYRYFDTPAYTRIEYIKSIPQSKITKFEFGNPKGNFPIKLTLVPLEAGQIRHNALDAARIIATKYLASKLGENNYYMKIRVYPHQILRENKMMAFAGADRLQDGMRKAFGKPVSRAARVKPLQPIIDVYVPEGKEEIAKEALRRASSKIPMPSRIIQESAK from the coding sequence ATGCCAGAAAGACCAGCTCATTGCTATAGATATTTTGATACCCCAGCTTATACTAGAATAGAATACATAAAATCCATACCTCAATCTAAAATTACAAAATTTGAATTTGGAAATCCAAAAGGTAATTTTCCAATAAAGCTTACATTAGTACCTCTTGAAGCAGGACAAATAAGACATAATGCATTAGATGCTGCAAGAATTATAGCTACTAAGTATTTAGCTTCTAAACTTGGAGAAAATAATTACTATATGAAAATTAGAGTTTACCCTCATCAAATATTACGTGAGAATAAAATGATGGCTTTTGCTGGTGCAGATAGACTTCAAGATGGAATGAGAAAAGCTTTTGGAAAACCAGTAAGTAGAGCTGCAAGAGTAAAACCACTTCAACCAATAATAGATGTTTATGTTCCAGAAGGAAAAGAAGAAATTGCAAAAGAAGCATTAAGAAGAGCAAGTTCAAAAATTCCAATGCCTTCAAGAATTATTCAAGAAAGTGCAAAATAA
- a CDS encoding signal recognition particle protein Srp54: MVLESLSISLSNAIKKILRAPIVDEKIVKELIRDIQRALIQSDVNVKLVFEISKNIEKKILETELPPGITRRELAIKVVYDELVSLLGGEKVEPPKYSKGKTHVILLIGVQGSGKTTSASKLAWYFKNQGYSVGLVCADNFRAGAYDQLKQLAEKIGVPFYGEKNEKNAVKISINGVNKFKENKIDIIIVDTAGRHKKEEELLEEMKEIANAIKPDEIMLVLDATMGQQAAQQAETFNKFTNIGTIFLTKLDGTAKGGGAISAVASTGAKIRFIGVGEEPDEIELFNPRRFVSRLLGMGDIESLIEKFKSIEKTEKEAITSIASGKFTLKDLYLQLQTIRKMGPIGKLLQSIPGMGISIDKDMMNITEEKMKKWMAIMQSMTEEELLNPNIIDGSRIRRIARGSGTTIKDVRELLDNYRMSKKYIKQLVKKQKGLYKLFKK, encoded by the coding sequence ATGGTTCTTGAAAGTCTATCAATTTCATTAAGTAATGCAATAAAAAAAATATTAAGAGCTCCAATAGTAGATGAAAAAATAGTAAAAGAACTTATAAGAGATATACAAAGAGCATTAATTCAATCTGATGTTAATGTTAAATTAGTTTTTGAAATTTCAAAGAATATTGAAAAAAAGATTTTAGAAACTGAACTTCCACCTGGAATAACTAGAAGAGAACTTGCAATTAAAGTAGTTTATGATGAATTAGTATCATTATTAGGTGGAGAAAAAGTAGAACCTCCAAAATATAGTAAAGGAAAAACTCATGTAATTCTTCTTATAGGAGTACAAGGTTCTGGAAAGACTACAAGTGCTTCTAAACTTGCATGGTATTTTAAAAATCAAGGCTATTCAGTAGGTCTTGTTTGTGCAGATAATTTTAGAGCAGGTGCATATGATCAATTAAAACAACTTGCTGAAAAAATTGGAGTTCCTTTTTATGGTGAAAAAAATGAAAAAAATGCTGTAAAAATTTCTATAAATGGAGTAAATAAATTTAAAGAAAATAAAATTGATATAATCATTGTAGATACTGCAGGAAGACATAAAAAAGAAGAAGAACTTCTTGAAGAGATGAAAGAAATTGCAAATGCAATAAAACCAGATGAAATCATGTTAGTATTAGATGCAACAATGGGACAACAAGCAGCTCAACAAGCTGAAACATTTAATAAATTTACTAATATAGGAACAATATTTCTTACAAAATTGGATGGTACAGCAAAAGGAGGAGGGGCAATATCAGCTGTAGCTTCAACTGGAGCAAAAATAAGATTTATTGGAGTTGGAGAAGAACCTGATGAAATAGAATTATTTAATCCAAGAAGATTTGTAAGTCGTTTATTAGGAATGGGAGATATTGAAAGTTTAATTGAAAAATTCAAGTCTATAGAAAAAACAGAAAAAGAGGCTATAACTTCTATAGCCTCTGGAAAATTTACATTAAAAGATCTTTATTTACAATTACAAACAATAAGAAAAATGGGACCAATTGGTAAACTTCTTCAATCTATTCCAGGTATGGGAATTTCTATAGATAAAGATATGATGAATATTACTGAAGAAAAAATGAAAAAATGGATGGCAATAATGCAATCAATGACTGAAGAAGAATTATTAAATCCAAATATAATAGATGGATCAAGAATAAGAAGAATTGCAAGAGGATCTGGAACAACTATAAAAGATGTTAGAGAACTTTTAGATAATTATAGAATGAGTAAAAAATATATAAAACAATTAGTTAAAAAACAAAAAGGATTATATAAATTATTTAAAAAATGA
- a CDS encoding ribonuclease III family protein translates to MIIENIKEWAKLGDSFLNFVYSVAKTKVTGKPVGERVPNKVLSKALKLSGIKMKNEKCDKGGIVEGLLGYAWFYGIISLEEAIGIISNRISRMEYESRSLEMEILAKALSDLLEVVMNRFEK, encoded by the coding sequence ATGATTATTGAAAATATTAAAGAATGGGCAAAGTTAGGAGATTCTTTTTTAAATTTTGTTTATTCAGTAGCAAAAACAAAAGTTACTGGAAAACCTGTTGGAGAAAGAGTGCCAAATAAAGTATTATCAAAAGCTCTTAAATTATCTGGTATAAAAATGAAAAATGAAAAATGTGATAAAGGAGGGATTGTAGAAGGATTATTAGGTTATGCTTGGTTTTATGGTATAATATCTTTAGAAGAAGCAATAGGAATTATTTCAAATAGAATATCAAGAATGGAATATGAAAGTAGATCTTTGGAAATGGAAATTTTAGCAAAAGCATTATCTGATTTATTAGAAGTGGTGATGAATCGATTTGAAAAATAA